A window from Gossypium raimondii isolate GPD5lz chromosome 7, ASM2569854v1, whole genome shotgun sequence encodes these proteins:
- the LOC105799925 gene encoding cytochrome b561 and DOMON domain-containing protein At5g35735 has translation MEKTRKIVLFACLLLVSFLASSSAQTCLNHSFSNRQYANCSDLPALNCFLHWTYDEAAGTVEVAFRHTGTTSSRWSAWGINPSGPSMLNTQALVAYVNSSGIPHAFTTSIDSMSPSMQQSALSFQVPSLSAEFENNEMRIFAVMRISESLLATNQVWQEGPVSNDQLMIHPTSGDNMRSTASVNFLTGQSGGTSSGSSRTRRRNVHGVLNTVSWGILMPLGAITARYMKVFKSADPAWFYLHVVCQTSAYAVGVAGWATGIRLGSDSAGVTHNPHRNIGITLFCLGTLQVFALLLRPNKDHKYRLYWNIYHHSVGYAVIILSIINIFDGFDILHPDDHWERIYIGILIFLGVVATLLEGITWYIVLRRKNRGSDTDKRSQSINGANGVNGFGARGQDV, from the exons ATGGAGAAAACCAGGAAAATTGTCCTATTTGCATGCCTGCTGCTGGTTTCTTTCTTAGCTTCATCGTCTGCCCAAACCTGTCTTAACCATAGCTTTTCCAACAGGCAATACGCCAACTGCAGCGACCTTCCAGCCTTGAACTGTTTCCTCCACTGGACATATGATGAAGCAGCTGGTACCGTTGAGGTTGCCTTTAGACACACCGGAACCACCTCATCCAGGTGGTCGGCGTGGGGCATCAACCCAAGCGGACCAAGCATGTTGAACACCCAGGCTCTGGTCGCCTATGTCAACTCCAGTGGCATCCCTCATGCTTTCACCACATCCATCGACAGCATGAGCCCTTCCATGCAACAGAGTGCTTTGAGCTTTCAAGTTCCAAGCCTTTCAGCCGAGTTTGAGAACAACGAAATGAGGATATTCGCTGTCATGAGAATCTCGGAAAGTTTGTTGGCTACCAACCAGGTTTGGCAAGAAGGTCCAGTCAGTAACGACCAACTAATGATCCATCCTACTTCTGGAGACAACATGCGATCTACCGCAAGTGTCAATTTCCTTACGGGACAATCTGGGGGGACCTCATCTGGCAGTTCAAGAACTCGAAGAAGAAAT GTTCATGGAGTTCTTAACACAGTCAGCTGGGGAATCTTGATGCCTTTGGGAGCCATAACGGCTAGGTACATGAAGGTGTTCAAATCAGCAGACCCGGCATGGTTTTATCTCCATGTTGTTTGCCAAACATCGGCCTATGCTGTAGGCGTAGCAGGATGGGCAACTGGTATTAGGCTGGGCAGTGATTCAGCTGGTGTCACACACAATCCTCATAGGAACATTGGCATCACCCTCTTCTGCCTTGGCACTCTTCAG GTGTTTGCTTTGCTTCTGAGGCCAAACAAGGATCACAAATACAGATTGTATTGGAACATCTACCACCATTCCGTGGGTTACGCAGTCATCATCCTCAGTATCATCAACATCTTCGATGGCTTCGACATCCTTCATCCCGATGACCATTGGGAGAGAATTTACATCGGAATTCTCATATTTTTGGGTGTTGTTGCCACTTTGTTGGAAGGAATCACTTGGTACATTGTTCTGAGGAGGAAGAACAGAGGGTCTGATACTGATAAGCGCTCTCAGAGCATCAATGGAGCCAATGGAGTGAATGGATTTGGTGCCAGGGGACAGGACGTGTAA